From a single Solenopsis invicta isolate M01_SB chromosome 4, UNIL_Sinv_3.0, whole genome shotgun sequence genomic region:
- the LOC105200164 gene encoding uncharacterized protein LOC105200164 — protein sequence MRSRTMLKHVNSRANGMLKNLKVNFKAGKLKTSLRLAEDLLTLSSGMEDSRRHGITAHRYLSLIHTALRRHDRACSNVAMMVRLSKSTNDVVLLSQALVTLAEVHLSFGHLEAAARALENLSAHVDHPVPRAWVHHEIGRCHLETGKYVKALRKATQCRECAEEASSKKWTFHADLLRAQCLAMLGRFAEALEKLRIAAKISEEEGDTPMLSYIRDLIEQLNRALREVTFAEDRCSRSIPRRLSPRREEPGLSREEDEAITSSGITRMTPGYGALTPSFYSDCPEDGILDRREIESNSSSLDSAASCRSKRTNLTYVIDSRTDISHRSKLDGMRICDDELLSRDSHTTFRTCCKESGHFIDEDKGSVCLKQRIGTCSSNDGTSVGQAEREAFRISRSCEDRRCNFDTVIGRVRNDAAAEMSHDHSSLDETEKSDNEDEFFVRGAFSNFEVST from the exons ATGCGATCCAGGACGATGTTGAAACACGTCAATAGTCGCGCGAATGGCATGCTGAAGAATTTGAAAGTTAATTTCAAGGCAGGAAAGCTGAAGACCTCCCTGAGGCTCGCCGAGGATCTGCTGACGTTATCTTCCGGCATGGAGGATTCACGTCGACACGGAATAACGGCACATCGGTACTTGTCTCTGATCCACACGGCATTGAGAAGGCACGATCGAGCGTGCAGCAATGTCGCCATGATGGTGCGGCTGTCGAAGAGCACCAACGACGTCGTACTGCTGTCGCAAGCTCTCGTGACCCTGGCCGAGGTGCATCTCAGCTTCGGACATCTGGAAGCCGCCGCGCGCGCTTTGGAAAACCTGTCGGCCCATGTCGACCATCCGGTACCGCGTGCCTGGGTGCATCACGAAATTGGACGCTGCCATTTAGAGACGGGGAAGTACGTGAAGGCGTTGCGCAAGGCGACGCAGTGTCGGGAGTGCGCGGAGGAGGCGAGCTCGAAGAAGTGGACCTTCCACGCCGACCTGCTGCGGGCGCAGTGCCTGGCGATGCTGGGTCGTTTCGCCG AGGCCCTCGAGAAGCTACGAATCGCCGCGAAGATCAGCGAGGAGGAGGGTGACACACCAATGCTGTCTTACATTCGAGATCTAATCGAACAGCTGAATCGTGCTCTACGCGAAGTCACGTTCGCCGAGGATCGATGCTCCAGAAGTATTCCTCGAAGGTTATCGCCGCGTCGCGAAGAGCCAGGATTATCCAGGGAGGAAGACGAGGCGATAACAAGTTCGGGAATTACGAGAATGACGCCCGGCTACGGCGCTTTAACGCCGTCATTCTACTCCGACTGTCCGGAGGACGGTATTCTCGATCGGCGCGAGATAG AGTCGAACTCGAGTTCGCTGGACAGTGCCGCATCCTGCAGAAGCAAAAGGACCAACTTGACATACGTGATCGACTCTCGCACGGACATTTCGCACAGAAGCAAGCTCGACGGAATGAGGATATGCGACGACGAACTTTTGTCACGCGACTCGCACACGACGTTCCGAACGTGTTGCAAAGAGTCCGGGCACTTCATCGACGAAGACAAAGGGTCGGTCTGTTTAAAACAGCGAATCGGAACGTGCTCCAGTAATGACGGCACGAGCGTCGGACAAGCTGAACGCGAGGCATTCAGGATTTCGAGATCCTGCGAGGATAGACGGTGTAACTTTGACACCGTTATTGGCAGGGTACGTAACGACGCCGCCGCTGAAATGTCACACGATCATTCGTCACTCGACGAAACGGAAAAATCGGACAATGAGGACGAGTTCTTCGTTCGTGGAGCGTTTTCCAATTTCGAAGTATCTACCTAA